Proteins encoded within one genomic window of Leptospira stimsonii:
- the gshAB gene encoding bifunctional glutamate--cysteine ligase GshA/glutathione synthetase GshB, translated as MQSLKLKSGEFISPDIFTLKDFEDLEISTQIVIRDALNRGLEVEILDRKNHFLRLKNSSGHVQYVKEASKTGLDSYMTFLVMENKTISKIVMDEAGLLVPAGDSFGEPDSALSFWKTHNDKKMVVKPVTTNFGIGITILQPNASIDDAKKAVKIAFNHSESVIVEEFAEGNEYRFLVIGNETVAVCNRIPANVTGDGKHTIEELVALKNEDPRRGVGHVTPLEKIQLGDTELDVLEQSGHVKDSIPKNGEKIFLRKNSNISTGGDSIDVTDLADSYYKDLAVKAAKSVGAKICGVDIILKDLQTKGDYRILELNFNPVLYIHNYPYEGKNRDVGNKILTLLGF; from the coding sequence ATGCAATCACTGAAATTGAAATCGGGAGAATTTATCTCGCCCGATATTTTCACCCTAAAAGATTTCGAAGATCTGGAGATCTCGACTCAAATCGTAATTCGCGACGCTCTCAACCGAGGTCTTGAAGTTGAAATACTGGATCGAAAGAATCATTTTCTTCGGTTAAAAAATTCTTCCGGACACGTTCAGTATGTCAAAGAAGCCTCGAAAACCGGACTCGATTCCTATATGACCTTTCTCGTAATGGAGAATAAAACGATTTCGAAAATCGTAATGGACGAAGCGGGTCTTCTCGTTCCGGCAGGCGACAGTTTTGGGGAACCGGATTCCGCGCTTTCATTCTGGAAAACGCATAACGATAAAAAGATGGTTGTAAAGCCCGTAACCACGAACTTCGGAATCGGAATCACGATTCTTCAACCGAATGCGTCGATCGACGACGCAAAAAAAGCCGTTAAGATCGCATTCAATCATTCCGAATCCGTGATTGTGGAAGAATTTGCGGAAGGAAATGAATATCGTTTTTTAGTGATTGGAAACGAAACCGTCGCAGTTTGTAACCGAATTCCGGCTAACGTGACGGGTGACGGAAAACATACGATCGAAGAACTCGTCGCCTTAAAAAACGAAGATCCGAGACGCGGAGTTGGACACGTTACTCCCCTTGAAAAAATTCAACTCGGTGATACGGAATTGGACGTTCTTGAACAATCCGGCCATGTTAAGGATTCCATTCCTAAAAACGGAGAAAAGATTTTCCTTCGTAAGAATTCCAATATCAGCACTGGCGGTGATTCGATCGACGTAACGGATCTTGCGGATTCTTACTATAAAGATCTTGCGGTGAAGGCCGCGAAGTCAGTCGGAGCAAAGATTTGCGGAGTGGATATCATTCTTAAGGATTTGCAAACAAAAGGGGATTATCGAATTTTAGAATTGAACTTCAACCCCGTTCTTTACATTCATAACTATCCGTACGAAGGAAAAAACAGGGATGTTGGGAATAAGATACTGACTTTACTGGGTTTCTAA
- a CDS encoding glutathione S-transferase N-terminal domain-containing protein: MKLYHFLGCPYCAYVRDEFSKMGLVPGKDYELVEASRGTPGRDEVVRLGGKSQVPFLVDDSTQMYESRDIVTYVKRKRAS; encoded by the coding sequence ATGAAGCTCTATCACTTTCTTGGTTGCCCCTACTGCGCCTATGTTCGTGATGAGTTCTCGAAGATGGGACTTGTTCCCGGAAAAGACTACGAACTCGTGGAAGCTAGCCGGGGAACCCCCGGCCGAGACGAGGTAGTTCGTCTTGGTGGAAAAAGTCAGGTTCCTTTTCTCGTGGACGACTCCACGCAAATGTACGAGTCAAGGGACATCGTCACTTACGTAAAACGAAAAAGAGCTTCTTAG
- the grxD gene encoding Grx4 family monothiol glutaredoxin translates to MNEAVKQKIEELVGSDKVFLFMKGTPDAPMCGFSAGVANVLRSLGIQYGSFNVLSDEVIRQGIKDFANWPTIPQLYINGEFIGGHDIVVEMAKSGDLQKKVGTIPA, encoded by the coding sequence ATGAACGAAGCGGTAAAACAGAAGATTGAAGAATTAGTAGGCTCCGATAAAGTTTTCCTTTTTATGAAAGGAACCCCTGATGCGCCGATGTGCGGGTTTTCGGCGGGAGTTGCCAACGTTCTCAGAAGTTTGGGAATTCAATACGGCTCCTTTAATGTTCTTTCCGACGAAGTGATTCGCCAAGGAATCAAAGACTTCGCGAACTGGCCGACGATTCCTCAACTCTATATCAATGGAGAATTTATCGGCGGTCACGATATCGTAGTAGAAATGGCGAAGTCAGGCGATCTACAGAAAAAAGTGGGAACCATCCCCGCATGA
- a CDS encoding BolA/IbaG family iron-sulfur metabolism protein, whose protein sequence is MTIDEIKNKIESGLPDSKVTILDPYKDGVHIKAVVIYKGFEGKSILEQHRMVYETLKEELKQEVHALALETRTQE, encoded by the coding sequence ATGACAATCGATGAAATTAAAAATAAAATAGAATCCGGTCTTCCCGATTCTAAGGTAACGATACTCGATCCTTACAAGGATGGAGTACATATCAAGGCAGTTGTGATTTACAAGGGATTCGAAGGTAAATCCATTTTAGAACAACATAGAATGGTCTATGAAACTCTGAAAGAAGAACTAAAACAAGAAGTGCACGCGCTTGCACTGGAAACGAGGACACAAGAATGA
- a CDS encoding BolA family protein, giving the protein MDIQEEIRTRLEREFHPSKLEVVDFSEEHSGHAGNPTNKKGGTHIRIVLFSTAFAGKSKVEQHREVYSILKPWIDRGLHAIVLETGENE; this is encoded by the coding sequence ATGGACATCCAGGAAGAGATAAGAACGCGGCTGGAACGTGAATTTCATCCTTCGAAATTGGAAGTGGTCGATTTCAGCGAAGAGCACTCGGGCCATGCCGGAAACCCGACCAACAAGAAAGGAGGAACTCATATCAGGATCGTTTTGTTTTCCACTGCGTTTGCGGGTAAGTCTAAAGTGGAACAGCACAGAGAGGTATATTCCATCCTGAAACCCTGGATCGACCGCGGACTTCACGCGATCGTTCTCGAAACCGGAGAAAACGAGTAA
- a CDS encoding ABC transporter permease, whose product MTFNEKYNAFKTIVIKETVRILRIWVQTIIPPGITITLYFIIFGKLVGSQIGNIGNHTYIQFIVPGLVMMSVIINSYNNVVSSFFGAKFQKNIEELLVSPTPASLIVLGYTVGGVIRGILVGILVIAISLFFTELEVYNFPMLMATVILSSLLFSLGGFLNALFAKKFDDVTIIPTFILTPLTYLGGVFYSIQMLPPFWQNVSKLNPILYMVNAFRFGFLGVSDIHPGFALLMIAMATLALYLLSVFLLKKGTGIRN is encoded by the coding sequence ATGACCTTTAACGAAAAATACAACGCATTTAAGACGATCGTCATCAAAGAAACCGTTCGAATTTTAAGAATCTGGGTCCAGACGATTATTCCTCCCGGAATCACGATCACCCTTTACTTTATCATCTTCGGAAAGTTAGTCGGTTCCCAGATCGGAAACATCGGAAATCATACGTATATCCAGTTCATCGTTCCGGGTCTCGTGATGATGTCCGTGATCATCAATTCGTATAACAACGTTGTCTCTTCCTTTTTCGGAGCGAAGTTTCAGAAGAATATCGAAGAACTCCTCGTCTCCCCGACTCCGGCTTCCTTGATCGTTCTCGGTTATACGGTCGGGGGCGTAATCCGCGGAATCCTCGTAGGAATTCTCGTGATCGCGATTTCCCTATTTTTTACCGAATTAGAAGTTTATAATTTTCCGATGTTGATGGCCACCGTGATTTTAAGCTCCCTTCTATTTTCCTTGGGAGGATTTTTAAACGCGCTCTTCGCCAAGAAGTTCGACGACGTGACGATCATCCCGACGTTTATTCTTACCCCGCTTACTTATTTAGGCGGAGTTTTTTACTCGATCCAGATGCTTCCTCCGTTTTGGCAAAACGTCTCCAAACTCAATCCGATTCTTTACATGGTGAATGCGTTTCGATTCGGATTTTTAGGAGTCAGTGATATTCATCCAGGGTTTGCCCTACTTATGATTGCAATGGCGACCTTGGCTCTTTATCTTCTGTCCGTATTCTTACTCAAAAAAGGAACCGGAATCCGAAATTGA
- a CDS encoding ABC transporter ATP-binding protein, translating into MKFALQIENLVKTYSGGVTALKGISLNVESGDFFALLGPNGAGKSTTIGILSSLVNKTSGNVRIFDADIDVDLAKAKSYIGVVPQEFNFNIFERVDQIVINQGGYYGLDRKLAAERAEGYLAQLGLYEKRKEAAGRLSGGMKRRLMIARALIHNPKILILDEPTAGVDIELRRSLWEYLQKLNASGITVILTTHYLEEAESLCRNIAIIDQGKIVENTSMKDLLQKLDQETFLLDFTGQLNSHRSAPGIEIKQIDNSTLEVSIFAEATLNDLFKLLDQTGIKISSMRNKSNRLEELFLKLVEKKL; encoded by the coding sequence ATGAAATTTGCTCTGCAAATTGAAAACTTAGTAAAAACCTATTCCGGCGGGGTCACGGCTCTCAAAGGAATCAGCTTAAACGTGGAAAGTGGAGACTTTTTTGCGCTCCTCGGACCGAACGGAGCCGGCAAATCGACGACGATCGGAATCCTCAGCTCCTTGGTAAACAAGACGTCCGGAAACGTTCGGATCTTTGACGCGGACATCGACGTCGATTTAGCAAAAGCGAAGTCATACATCGGAGTCGTTCCTCAGGAATTCAACTTCAATATTTTCGAAAGAGTCGATCAAATCGTGATCAACCAAGGCGGTTATTACGGTTTGGATCGTAAGTTGGCCGCCGAACGCGCCGAAGGTTATTTGGCCCAACTCGGACTTTACGAAAAAAGAAAGGAAGCGGCCGGTCGACTTTCGGGGGGAATGAAACGAAGGTTGATGATCGCAAGGGCTCTCATTCACAATCCGAAAATTCTCATTTTGGACGAACCGACCGCAGGTGTGGACATAGAACTCAGACGTTCTCTCTGGGAATATCTCCAAAAACTAAACGCCTCCGGAATCACGGTCATCCTAACCACTCACTATTTGGAAGAAGCCGAAAGTCTTTGTAGAAATATCGCCATCATCGACCAGGGAAAGATTGTGGAGAATACATCGATGAAAGACCTTCTCCAAAAACTGGATCAAGAAACCTTTCTCTTGGATTTTACCGGCCAACTCAATTCTCATCGAAGCGCTCCCGGCATCGAAATCAAACAGATTGATAATTCCACGTTGGAAGTTTCGATCTTCGCGGAAGCTACCTTAAACGATCTTTTCAAACTTTTGGATCAGACCGGAATCAAGATCAGTAGTATGAGAAATAAATCCAACCGTCTCGAAGAACTCTTCCTGAAGCTGGTGGAGAAAAAACTATGA
- a CDS encoding dihydrolipoyl dehydrogenase: protein MKQYDIIVIGTGGGTKLVTPPSKLGYKVAVIEKETPGGTCLNRGCIPSKMLIYPAEILTLVKHSEKFQITFPEKPLVDFKTLVERISKTVDEESASILPAYDKNPNIDYIQGNAQFVSDRVIRVNGEDLTAERIFVAAGARPSLPNIPGLEGTPYMTSREALRRTELPKSLIVIGGGFIALELGFAYSAFGSDVTFLVRNRMLKNEDKDIVDEFERVFTKEQKVLLHSNIQKVEYNENRFYLDVTIDGKEIRLESEALLVATGIKPNSDHLGLTNTNIRTDENGYIQVNEYLETTAPGVYALGDIIGRYFYRHSVNFEGEFLFRTLYQEKKRTPIEYPPVPHAVFTHPQVAKVGKSEEELKALGIDYIAAKNPYSSSATGMARLSDSGFIKILVEKKTRKVLGAHAIGDEASNVIHLFILLMTMNGTIDDLLKMIYIHPALPEIARNAARKANEILQTT, encoded by the coding sequence ATGAAACAATATGATATCATCGTAATCGGAACCGGAGGTGGAACCAAGTTGGTCACACCTCCTTCCAAACTCGGCTACAAAGTCGCCGTGATCGAAAAAGAAACTCCCGGTGGAACCTGCCTCAATCGAGGATGTATTCCATCCAAGATGTTGATTTATCCGGCTGAAATTCTTACGCTCGTAAAACATTCTGAAAAATTTCAGATCACGTTTCCGGAAAAACCGCTCGTCGATTTTAAAACTCTTGTGGAAAGAATTTCGAAGACGGTAGATGAAGAATCCGCATCCATCCTTCCGGCGTACGATAAGAATCCGAACATCGACTACATACAGGGGAACGCCCAATTTGTCTCCGATCGTGTCATCCGTGTGAATGGAGAAGACTTGACAGCCGAAAGAATTTTTGTTGCGGCCGGCGCCAGACCCTCCCTTCCGAACATACCCGGATTGGAAGGAACTCCTTATATGACAAGCCGCGAGGCGCTTCGAAGAACCGAACTTCCGAAGTCGCTGATCGTAATCGGAGGCGGTTTTATCGCTTTAGAATTGGGTTTTGCCTATTCCGCATTTGGATCCGACGTCACCTTCTTGGTTCGCAATCGAATGCTCAAAAACGAGGACAAAGACATAGTCGACGAATTCGAAAGAGTTTTTACGAAGGAGCAAAAAGTTCTACTCCATTCAAACATTCAAAAAGTAGAATATAATGAGAACCGCTTTTATCTGGACGTGACGATAGACGGAAAAGAAATCCGATTGGAATCGGAAGCCCTGCTCGTAGCGACCGGGATCAAACCGAATTCGGATCATTTAGGCCTTACAAACACGAACATCCGAACGGACGAAAACGGTTATATCCAAGTTAACGAATATTTGGAAACTACGGCTCCTGGAGTCTACGCGTTAGGCGATATCATTGGAAGATATTTCTACAGACATTCGGTCAATTTCGAGGGAGAATTCTTGTTTCGAACTCTCTACCAAGAGAAAAAAAGAACACCGATCGAGTATCCGCCTGTTCCTCACGCCGTTTTTACCCACCCACAAGTCGCAAAAGTCGGCAAAAGTGAAGAGGAACTCAAAGCATTAGGAATCGATTATATCGCCGCCAAAAATCCTTATAGTTCCAGCGCAACGGGTATGGCGAGACTTTCCGATTCCGGTTTTATCAAAATTCTTGTAGAAAAAAAAACGAGAAAGGTTTTGGGAGCGCACGCGATCGGGGACGAGGCGTCGAACGTAATTCATCTTTTTATTCTTCTGATGACGATGAACGGAACGATAGACGATCTTCTAAAGATGATTTATATCCATCCCGCGTTACCCGAAATAGCGCGTAACGCGGCAAGAAAGGCGAACGAAATTCTTCAAACAACATAA
- a CDS encoding hydroxyacylglutathione hydrolase translates to MLEVFQIYTLSPLRNFTYILRNPDTSQTLSIDPYDPKQIETFLEERGWNLDFILNTHEHADHTAGNEALFHKYKPVVYCHPGGIGKIPRATRPLKKGDRILTSSDRYLEILDTPGHTFCHVCLFLVEQGKQRAIFTGDTLFNAGVGNCYRGGDPEILAQTVLEQIYPLDNEILLYPGHDYLESNLKFTLSLDPSNQEAIETLKESGRLVKDQEFLTTNLGKEKKINTFLQCVHPSEDLKANVQRKSGLKFKENDPKSFFVLLRSLRDQW, encoded by the coding sequence ATTCTGGAAGTTTTTCAGATCTACACGCTTTCCCCGCTTCGAAATTTCACATACATTCTAAGAAATCCGGATACGTCTCAAACTCTTTCGATCGATCCGTACGATCCAAAGCAGATCGAAACGTTTCTGGAAGAACGTGGTTGGAATCTTGACTTTATTCTCAACACGCACGAACACGCGGATCATACCGCGGGGAACGAAGCCCTGTTTCACAAATACAAACCGGTCGTATATTGTCATCCAGGAGGAATCGGAAAAATTCCTCGTGCGACACGCCCACTCAAAAAAGGGGATCGAATTCTAACTTCCTCCGATCGTTATCTGGAAATCTTGGATACGCCGGGCCATACCTTTTGTCACGTCTGTCTTTTTCTTGTGGAGCAAGGAAAGCAGAGAGCGATCTTTACCGGGGACACTCTCTTCAATGCGGGAGTCGGGAATTGTTATCGTGGAGGAGATCCTGAAATTCTTGCCCAAACCGTTTTGGAACAAATCTATCCTTTGGACAACGAGATTCTTCTTTATCCAGGGCACGACTATTTAGAATCCAATTTGAAATTCACTCTTTCGTTAGATCCTTCCAATCAAGAAGCGATCGAAACATTGAAAGAATCCGGTCGTTTGGTAAAGGACCAGGAATTCCTGACGACCAATCTTGGAAAGGAAAAGAAGATCAATACCTTCCTTCAGTGTGTTCATCCTTCCGAAGATTTAAAGGCAAACGTCCAAAGGAAGTCCGGGCTCAAATTTAAGGAGAATGACCCGAAATCCTTTTTTGTATTGTTGCGCTCTTTGCGAGATCAGTGGTAA
- a CDS encoding STAS domain-containing protein, giving the protein MENFNTEILTEGTTCTIRIQGSISLKNAFALKELIIKKHGEGFSEIVLDFAGDAYLDSSGIGAIFNSQKYVTERNGSLKLKNISRDVMTILKIANLDKHLDIIR; this is encoded by the coding sequence GTGGAAAACTTCAACACCGAAATCCTCACCGAAGGAACTACCTGCACGATCCGCATTCAAGGGAGCATCAGTCTTAAAAACGCATTCGCTCTCAAAGAGTTGATCATCAAAAAACACGGCGAAGGTTTTTCCGAGATCGTCTTAGACTTTGCTGGAGACGCTTACTTGGATTCCTCAGGAATCGGCGCTATTTTCAATTCTCAGAAATATGTAACGGAAAGAAACGGTTCCCTCAAACTCAAGAATATCAGTCGGGACGTGATGACGATCTTAAAGATCGCAAACCTCGACAAACACTTGGATATCATCCGTTAG